TCGGGCGGGTTGGCCTGCGCGGCGGCCAGCGCGGTCACGCCGTCCTCGTACCATTCCACCTCGAATTGGCGGATGGCCAGCCCTTTCTTGATATAGAATGCGTGATCCGGATGATCCTCGATGAGCATGATGCGGGGGATTGGGGCGGTCATGTAGTCGTGCTCCCTTCCAGTCCAGGCAACGCCAGGGTGTCGGGCGTGCGGACGATGTGTGGGGTCAATGGCAAGGAAACCGTAAAAGTGCTGCCTTGTCCCAGGGCGCTTTGGACGGAGATGTCCCCGCCCAGCAACCGGGTCAGGCCTTGCGCGATGGCCAGGCCCAGGCCGGTGCCTTCCGGCGCCTGTTGCAACGGACCTTGGACCCGGTGGAACTGTTCGAAGATTCTGGCCTGTTCTTCCTGGGGAATGCCGATGCCGGTGTCGCTGATCTGGAAGCGGATGCGGTCTTCCTCGTCATCGATGCGCAGGTTCACTTCGCCGCTCGGCGTGAATTTGACCGCATTGTTGAGGATGTTGATCAGGATGCGGAAGAGCTTTTCGGGATCGGAGCGGAAGGACGTTTTTTTACTGTCGATCCGCCAGGTGATGTTCAAGCCTTTGACCGATGCCAGATCCACCACGCTGTCGACCAGGCCTTGCGCGAATTCCTTCAGGTCGATGTTTTCGATGTACAGGCGTAAATCGTCGCCGTCGAGGCGCGAATAATCGAGGATGTCGTTGACGATTTCCAGCAGGCGGCGGGCGTTGACGCCGATCCGCTCCACCATGAAGGCCGATTCCGCGGGCGAATCCGCCGACGGCAGCAACTCGGTCAGGCCGAGGATCGCGTGGAGCGGCGTTTTCAATTCGTGACTGGTGTTGGCGATGAAGTTGGATTTGAGCCGGCTGGCCTTCATCAATTCGCGATTTTTTTGGATGATCTTGGACGATTGTCCTTCCAGGCTCCCGAACAATTGGGCGTTGCGCAAGGCGTAGCCGACCAGCGTGGCCGCCAGATCGAGCAATCGGCGGTCGGTGGCGGTAAAGCCGCGGGCGCCGGTTTGAAAGATCAGCAACCGGCCTTCGCTCGGTCCAACCGCGGCCGAGAGAAAGTGGCGGATCGGTCCGGCGGGCGGCGTATGGCGCAAATATTTCAGGGTCAGGCGGGAGGTGGTTGGCGGCAATTCGTGCCGGCCACCTTTCCGCGGTAGGATTTCGCGAACCTGCCCCGTGACGAGATCGACCTGCTCGCCGAGCCAGTTGTCGGGGACGAACAACGTCAATTCGTCAACTGAGTAATCCCAAAGCGCCAGGCCATCGTATGTCAGCAGGGTCGTCAGCAGCAGCGGCAACCGGTGCTTCAAAGCGCCGGGCGAATCGGCTGTCAGGATGCGGCGGCTGAAGCTGTCCAGGCGGCTCAACGCGGTGGCCAGATTGTCCACCGGGTTGCGTTGGGCGCGCTGTTTGCGGATCGCGGTCTGAATTTCCACGATATCCATTGCCGACAGCGGACCGGCGAACACCGCCAAGGCGTCGCGCGCGAGGCCCGGTTTGCTGTTCTTCCAGTTGGCCGGCGCGTTGAAGACGACCAGCGGCGTCCGGCGGGTCCAGACCGGCAGCGGATCGAGTTCCTCGAGATAGCGATAATCGAGCAGGACGAAGGCGACGTCGTCTTCCAGCCGATCGGCCGGCAGTTCGGCGACTTCGGTGAACAACAACTCGGAGTTCCTGCCCTGCAGGCGTTCCATTTCTCCGGGCACCGACCCGACGACCAGAATGCGGTTGCGATTCGTCATGATCGAATGCTGAATTTTCCCGTCGCCGGAGTCAAGCTGAAAAGCGCAAAGCTTGACACCTTTTTCGGAGCATGGCACGTTACCGCCGCGCCGCGAACGGACGCCAGCCCCCATAGCTCAGGCGGATAGAGCACAGGATTCCTAACCCTGGGGTCGCAGGTTCAAGTCCTGCTGGGGGCGAGACCTTCCTTTGCCGATGCGCCATTTCGGGCGCCCGGATTCCACTCAATTAATTAAAAAAAGAGCCCTTTTCCCGCGAAAAGGGCTCCGGTCGGATCGGTTTCAGTTATGGCATGGGGGTCGGCGTCGGCAAAATCGCCGTGACATCCGGGGTCGGCAAAATGGCCGCCGGTTGCGGCGTCGCCGCGGCGCCACCCTTGATCGCGGTCAGGATTTCGTTCGGATTGATGGTCGCCAGGTTCAGGCCGACGCCCATCAAGCTTTCGCCGGCGATTACGCCGCTGGCGATGGGAATGACGTAGGCTTCGGCCCATTTCGGCGATTTCTTCTCGAGGATCCAGACGATGAACGCGCCGACGAACATCGAGAAGGTGTTCCAGAAGGGGATGACGAACGCCAGGCCGAGGCCCATCGCGCTCGGATAATATTTCCGGTATTTGGCCGGCACGACCTTGTCGAGGATCGCCAGGATGATGCCGATGAAGCCGCCGATCACCAGGCCCCAGCGCTTGGTGGTCGAAAGCACCGCCAGGCCCTGGCTGAGCAGTTCCGCCACGCCTTTCCAGACCTGCGCGGCCGGCGCGGGGAATTTGTCGCCGCCCAGGATGTCGGCGGTCGGCACCAGTAGGTAGAACGCCGGCACGATCACCAGCGCGCCGGCGAAGATGCCCAGGAACTGCGCGATGAATTGCTTGCGCGGATTGGCGCCGAGCAGATAGCCGGTTTTGAGCACCGTCAGCAAGTCGGCCGACGAACCGGCCGCGCCCGCCGTCACGCCCGCCGTCATCAGGTTGATTTTCATCGCCGCCGCGGCACCGCCGGGAACGCCGCTGGCCGGGGCGAGGATGCCGTACATCAATTGGGTGATCTTGCCCATCGCGCCGATCGGCGTGATGTCGGTTTCGCCGGTGGCGCGGCAGGCGACGATCGCCAGGAAGAACGTCAGCACGACCGAGAGAATGCCCATCCACCAGTTGATGGAGAACGCGACGATTTCGAGGGACACGCAGCCCAGGCCCGCCACCAACATGCCGATGACGAACCACGTGCCGGGAATCTCCACCTTGTCCATCGCTTCGATGCGCGGATTCACCGGCCCTTTCGGACCGCCGAAAATGTCTTTCAAACCGGAAAACGCGCGGCCGATGGTGCGCCAACTGAAGGCGAAGGTCAGCAGGCCCGAGGTGACCATCAGCGAGGCGCCGATCCACAACGACCAGTCGACGATCTGCCGGTAGCCCAGCAGGCCCTTGGCGTTGGTCACGATGCTGCCGTTGGCGTACATCCACGGCGCGAGCAGGCCGAAATTCACGATGCCGCCCAGCATCATCGACCAGGCGGTGCGGATGCCGATCAGCGCGCCGGCGGCGATCATGATCGCGCTATTTTCCCAGTCCAGCGTCCACTCGTGCAGGGTGTGGCCGAGGATCTTGATCTTGTCGTTCATGAATTGGAAGTAAGAAGGCAGGCGCAACGCTTCGGGGTACCACGAGAAACCATTGTCGCGCACGAATGCGACACCCATGCCGGCGAACATGGCGTAAAACAGCGAGCGCGCTTTTTTCTTCGCCGCTTCGCCCTCGGCGTACAGGCTGCGCAGCGTTTCGGCGCCGGCGACGCCTGACGGGAACTTCAGTTGTTCGACGTTGATCATCTGCCGCTTCATCGGGATGGTCATCACCACGCCGAGCATCGCCAGAAAGATGGTCCAGAAGAAAAGCACCCAGAAATTCAGGTGATGCCCTTCGATCATCAACAGCGCGGCGATGGCGCTGACCATCGTGCCGCCGGTCGAATAGCCGGCCGAACTGGCGGTGGCCTGCATGCAGTTGTTTTCCATGATCGACAGATTGCCGCGCAGTACGCGGAGTTTTTGCAAAAGCGCGCCGAGCGAATACGAAAGGATACAGGCGGTGATGGCGACGCCCAATCCCCAGCCGGTTTTCAGGCCGATGTACAAATTCGACAGGCTCATGAAGCCGCCGAGGAACATGCCCATGATCACGGCGCGTACGGTCAGTTGCGGCACGTCGCCCTTGTAGTGATTCTCAAACCACTCCAGCTCGATTTCCTCGGGATTTTTGCCGGTGGGATCGATGCCGACAAAATCACCGGTCGCCTCTTTACGGGCTTCTTCCTGCGCCATCTCGGGCTCCTCGTGAGGGTGGGTGAATTTCGGCAAGTTTGTGGCGGGGAACGGTTTTCGTCAAGTCTGATTTGCCGGACCGTTCAAGGCTTGCGGACCGGGGCTTTCAGACGATAGAACCCGGCGAAAACGCAAGACAAAACGCTCGGGAAACTAGCGGGGTATCGCGGCTTCGTCGCCGGCCTTGGCGAGTGGCGTCGATTTTTAGCTGATTTCATGCATTTAGGAGGCCGCCGAGCGGGAGCAGGGAGGGCCGGGCGATGGTGAAGAGGGTCAGATATAAGAATGTATATCTTATTATAATTATCTTTGAGTTGTTTATTAGGAGGGGACGAGAGAATTGATTTTTCTTGGAAATGATTTATTT
The nucleotide sequence above comes from Myxococcales bacterium. Encoded proteins:
- a CDS encoding OPT family oligopeptide transporter produces the protein MAQEEARKEATGDFVGIDPTGKNPEEIELEWFENHYKGDVPQLTVRAVIMGMFLGGFMSLSNLYIGLKTGWGLGVAITACILSYSLGALLQKLRVLRGNLSIMENNCMQATASSAGYSTGGTMVSAIAALLMIEGHHLNFWVLFFWTIFLAMLGVVMTIPMKRQMINVEQLKFPSGVAGAETLRSLYAEGEAAKKKARSLFYAMFAGMGVAFVRDNGFSWYPEALRLPSYFQFMNDKIKILGHTLHEWTLDWENSAIMIAAGALIGIRTAWSMMLGGIVNFGLLAPWMYANGSIVTNAKGLLGYRQIVDWSLWIGASLMVTSGLLTFAFSWRTIGRAFSGLKDIFGGPKGPVNPRIEAMDKVEIPGTWFVIGMLVAGLGCVSLEIVAFSINWWMGILSVVLTFFLAIVACRATGETDITPIGAMGKITQLMYGILAPASGVPGGAAAAMKINLMTAGVTAGAAGSSADLLTVLKTGYLLGANPRKQFIAQFLGIFAGALVIVPAFYLLVPTADILGGDKFPAPAAQVWKGVAELLSQGLAVLSTTKRWGLVIGGFIGIILAILDKVVPAKYRKYYPSAMGLGLAFVIPFWNTFSMFVGAFIVWILEKKSPKWAEAYVIPIASGVIAGESLMGVGLNLATINPNEILTAIKGGAAATPQPAAILPTPDVTAILPTPTPMP
- a CDS encoding HAMP domain-containing histidine kinase, with product MTNRNRILVVGSVPGEMERLQGRNSELLFTEVAELPADRLEDDVAFVLLDYRYLEELDPLPVWTRRTPLVVFNAPANWKNSKPGLARDALAVFAGPLSAMDIVEIQTAIRKQRAQRNPVDNLATALSRLDSFSRRILTADSPGALKHRLPLLLTTLLTYDGLALWDYSVDELTLFVPDNWLGEQVDLVTGQVREILPRKGGRHELPPTTSRLTLKYLRHTPPAGPIRHFLSAAVGPSEGRLLIFQTGARGFTATDRRLLDLAATLVGYALRNAQLFGSLEGQSSKIIQKNRELMKASRLKSNFIANTSHELKTPLHAILGLTELLPSADSPAESAFMVERIGVNARRLLEIVNDILDYSRLDGDDLRLYIENIDLKEFAQGLVDSVVDLASVKGLNITWRIDSKKTSFRSDPEKLFRILINILNNAVKFTPSGEVNLRIDDEEDRIRFQISDTGIGIPQEEQARIFEQFHRVQGPLQQAPEGTGLGLAIAQGLTRLLGGDISVQSALGQGSTFTVSLPLTPHIVRTPDTLALPGLEGSTTT